In a genomic window of Pelecanus crispus isolate bPelCri1 chromosome 1, bPelCri1.pri, whole genome shotgun sequence:
- the CCDC71L gene encoding coiled-coil domain-containing protein 71L: MTRSRKQAALERGAEKMNQEAGSAAAAVAGARAAAAAGAAGGGAAPAAWGLEGEEEKVVYSRSQVSFAGTKALGDALKLFMPKSTEFMSSDSELWNFLCSLKHEFSPVILRSKDVYGYASCRAVVPDPPPPSAERPRRRAGKRRLPAADAKRRAAAAGGSAKRRRRRRRRRRGRGRQRPAAAAGPRGGEEEAAALRPPGEEADGERGSPAEGAVWESFGGKSLEEIWKAATPRLTTFPTIRLRGSVWSRRSLAAARRRAQRILGVDLSPVVRVRRFPVLPS, encoded by the coding sequence ATGACCCGCAGTAGGAAGCAGGCGGCGCTGGAGAGAGGAGCTGAGAAGATGAACCAAGAGGCGGGGAGCGCCGCGGCAGCGGTCGCGGgagcccgggcggcggcggcggcgggggcagccggcggcggagcggcgccCGCTGCCTGGGGgctggaaggggaggaggagaaagttGTGTACTCGCGCTCGCAGGTCTCTTTCGCCGGCACCAAGGCGCTGGGCGACGCCCTCAAGCTCTTCATGCCCAAGTCCACGGAGTTCATGAGCTCCGACTCGGAGCTGTGGAACTTCCTCTGCAGCCTCAAGCACGAGTTCTCGCCGGTCATCCTCCGCAGCAAGGACGTCTACGGATACGCCTCCTGCCGCGCCGTCGTCCCcgacccgccgccgccctcggcggagcggccccgccgccgcgccggcaaGCGGCGCCTCCCGGCCGCCGACGCCAAGCGCCgagccgcggcggcgggcggcagcgccaagcggcggaggcggcggcggcgccgcagGAGGGGACGAGGGAGGcagcggccggcggcggccgccggcccccgcggcggggaggaggaggcggcggcgtTGAGGCCGCCGGGCGAGGAGGCGGACGGCGAGCGGGGCAGCCCGGCGGAGGGGGCCGTATGGGAGTCCTTCGGCGGCAAGTCGTTGGAGGAGATCTGGAAGGCGGCCACCCCCCGCCTCACCACCTTCCCCACCATCCGGCTGCGGGGCAGCGTCTGGAGCCGGCGGAGCctggcggcggcgcggcgccgggcGCAGCGGATCCTCGGCGTGGACCTGTCGCCCGTGGTGCGGGTGCGCCGCTTCCCCGTGCTGCCGTCCTGA